The Alcaligenes faecalis sequence CGCCACTGGCAAAGCCAAAGCCGACGCCCTGCGCTATATGGCTGATGCCCTGATTGAACAAAAAGCCCAGTTGCTCGCCGCCAACGAGCTGGACTTGCGCGCGGCACGTGAGCGTCAGATAGCCCCGGCCATGATCGAACGCCTGGCTCTGTCGGACCGGGCACTGGAGATCATGACCACAGGCCTGCGTCAAATTGCGGACATGGACGACCCAGTTGGTCAGATCAGTGCTTCGCGCACCCGTCCCAATGGCATGCGCGTGGCTCAGATGCGTGTACCTTTGGGGGTGATCGGTATCATTTACGAATCACGCCCCAATGTGACCATTGACGCCGCCGCCTTGTGCCTGAAATCCGGTAACGCCACCATTCTGCGCGGCGGTAGCGAAGCGTTTCACTCCAACCAGGCGCTGGCACAAATTATTTCCAGCAGTCTGGAGCGTGCCGGCTTGCCTAAAGATGCTGTCCAAGTCGTGCCCACCACGGATCGTGACGCCGTTGGCTTGCTCGTAACCATGAACGACTACGTGGACGTTATTGTCCCGCGTGGAGGCAAGAGCCTGATCCAACGGCTCAGCGCCGAAGCCACGGTTCCCCTGATCAAGCACCTGGACGGTAACTGCCACGTCTATGTGGATGAATTTGCCGATCTGGAAAAAGCCTCACGCATCGTGTTCAATGCCAAAACCTACCGCTACGGTATTTGCGGCACCATGGAAACCTTGCTGGTTCACCGCAGCATTGCACCGGCTTTCCTGCCAGAAATGGCCCGCCAATTACAGGATAAAGGGGTGGAATTGCGGGGCTGCGAACAAACCCGTGCCCTGGTCGCCAATGTGGCCACCGCCACCGAAGAAGACTGGGAAACCGAATTTGCCGCGGCCATTCTGGCGATCCGCATTGTCGATTCCATGGACCAGGCCATGGACCATATTGCCCAGTACAGCTCTGAGCACACGGAATCCATCGTGACAGAAAATCTGAGCTTGGCCGAGCGATTCCAGCGCGAAGTGGACTCCAGTTCCGTCATGGTGAACCTGCCTACCTGTTTTGCCGATGGCTTTGAATACGGCCTGGGCGCAGAAATTGGCATTTCCACCAACCGTCTTCATGCCCGTGGCCCTGTTGGCCTGGAAGGCCTGACAACTTACAAATGGGTCTTGCATGGCAATGGCCAAATACGTGGTTAAATCATGCTTTGGTTAAAAACATTCCACATCTTGTTTGTAACCTCCTGGTTTGCGGGGCTGTTCTACTTGCCCCGCATCTATGTGAATCTTGCCCGGGAGCAAGATACCAAGACCTATGAAACGCTCTTGGGCATGGCCCGGCGCCTGTATCGTTTTATGGCCCCTTTAGCCATTCTGACCTTGTTAACAGGCCTGGGATTATTTTTGTATTACGGCATCGGTAAAGGACAGGGTTGGATGCATGCCAAACTAACCCTGGTTTTAATCCTGTTTGCCTTTCACGGTGTGTGCGGGCGCTATCTACGGCAGTTCCAACAAGGACAACAAAGCCGCTCACACGTATTCTTCCGCTGGTTCAATGAAATTCCGGTCATCGTTCTGCTGCTGGTCCTCATCCTGGTGGTTATAAAACCCTTCTAATACCTTATTCATGTCAGACCAATCTGAACGCAAGACACTAAGCCTGAGCCCAGGCACTAAAAAGAAAGCCAGCAATGCGGAACCCCGCGTGCGCTCGGGTGCGCGCGCGCGTGCGGCCAGCCTGCAGCAAGACCGCCAGGGCGGCCCCAAGCGCGAGTCCCGCCCCTACGTAGAGAAACGTGACCAGGAACGCCGTGAGCGCCCTGCTTTCAACCGCGACCGCACAGATCGCCCCCAATCGGGCGAGCGTCGCGAGTTTTCCGGTGAGCGCCGTGAACGCCCCGCATTCAACCGTGACCGCGACAGCCGCCCACAATCAGGCGAGCGTCGTGAGTTCTCCGGTGAACGCCGGGAATTCTCGGGCGAACGCCGTGAACGCCCCGCATTCAACCGTGACCGTGACAACCGTCCACAATCGGGCGAACGTCGTGAATTCTCCGGTGAACGCCGTGAACGCCCCGCATTCAACCGTGACCGTGACAACCGCCCACAATCGGGCGAACGTCGTGAGTTCTCCGGTGAGCGTCGTGAACGCCCCACATTCAACCGTGACCGTGACAGCCATCCGCAGTCGGGCGAACGTCGTGAACGCCCCGCATTCAACCGTGACCGTGACAGCCGCCCGCAAACGGGTGAGCGTCGTGAGTTCTCCGGTGAACGCCGTGAGCGCCCCGCATTCGACCGCAACCGCGAAGGCCGTCCTCAATCGGGCGAACGTCGTGAGTTCTCCGGTGAGCGCCGCGAACGTCCCACATTCAACCGTGACCGTGACAACCGCCCACCATCGGGCGAACGTCGTGAGTTCTCCGGTGAGCGTCGTGAACGCCCCGCATTCAACCGTGACCGTGACAGCCGCCCACCATCGGGCGAACGTCGTGAATTCTCCGGTGAGCGCCGAGAACGCCCCGCATTCAACCGTGACCGTGACAGCCGTCCGCAGTCGGGCGAACGTCGTGAGTTCTCCGGTGAACGCCGTGAACGTCCGGCATTCAACCGTGACCGTGACAACCGTCCACAATCGGGCGAACGTCGTGAGTTCTCCGGTGAACGCCGTGAACGTCCGGCATTCAACCGTGACCGCGACAGCCGCCCTCAAACGGGTGAGCGCCGCAATTTCTCGGGTGAACGCCGCGAACGTCCTGCCTTCAAGAGCGACAATGAGTCCTCGGAGCGTACCCCTGCCGGCAAGATGCCC is a genomic window containing:
- a CDS encoding glutamate-5-semialdehyde dehydrogenase, which produces MNDITQSSTTTQVGDLSSMMQDLGKRAQLAARRMRAATGKAKADALRYMADALIEQKAQLLAANELDLRAARERQIAPAMIERLALSDRALEIMTTGLRQIADMDDPVGQISASRTRPNGMRVAQMRVPLGVIGIIYESRPNVTIDAAALCLKSGNATILRGGSEAFHSNQALAQIISSSLERAGLPKDAVQVVPTTDRDAVGLLVTMNDYVDVIVPRGGKSLIQRLSAEATVPLIKHLDGNCHVYVDEFADLEKASRIVFNAKTYRYGICGTMETLLVHRSIAPAFLPEMARQLQDKGVELRGCEQTRALVANVATATEEDWETEFAAAILAIRIVDSMDQAMDHIAQYSSEHTESIVTENLSLAERFQREVDSSSVMVNLPTCFADGFEYGLGAEIGISTNRLHARGPVGLEGLTTYKWVLHGNGQIRG
- a CDS encoding CopD family protein; the protein is MLWLKTFHILFVTSWFAGLFYLPRIYVNLAREQDTKTYETLLGMARRLYRFMAPLAILTLLTGLGLFLYYGIGKGQGWMHAKLTLVLILFAFHGVCGRYLRQFQQGQQSRSHVFFRWFNEIPVIVLLLVLILVVIKPF